One window from the genome of Deinococcus sp. NW-56 encodes:
- a CDS encoding amidohydrolase has translation MTTIQDPVMSLRDQLVAWRRHLHMNPEVGFHEHDTANYIEAELRQMPGLTVTRPTATSVLAVLKGGQPGRTLLLRADIDALPIEEENTFEFRSQRPGAMHACGHDGHTAILLGVARLLSEHPGEVPGEVRMIFQHAEEIGPGGAEELVMETDLMNGVDVVTGLHLNSQLPAGLVVVKPGAFMAAPDTVHITVKGKGGHGAHPEQTVDPIAVGAQVVTNLQHVVSRHVAALDALVVSVTYFQSGTTHNVIPDTATLMGTVRTFDPELRQRAPQLIERVVKGITAAHGADYDFKYEFGYRPLINTDWVAAQLKEIALETVGPEHYQDAQPTMGGEDFSAYLEKAPGAYFNVGSGSDEADSRWPHHHPRFTIDEDSLVTGARMLYAAALRLTGEPGAESRN, from the coding sequence ATGACCACAATCCAGGACCCGGTGATGAGCCTGCGGGATCAACTCGTCGCGTGGCGGCGGCACCTGCACATGAATCCCGAAGTCGGCTTTCACGAGCACGACACCGCCAACTACATCGAGGCCGAGTTGCGCCAGATGCCCGGCCTGACCGTGACCCGTCCCACTGCGACGAGCGTGCTGGCGGTGCTGAAAGGCGGCCAGCCGGGGCGCACGCTGCTGCTCCGGGCCGATATCGACGCGCTGCCCATCGAGGAGGAGAACACCTTCGAGTTCCGTTCGCAGCGCCCCGGCGCGATGCACGCCTGCGGACACGACGGCCACACGGCGATCCTGCTGGGCGTGGCGCGGCTGCTCTCCGAGCATCCGGGGGAGGTGCCCGGCGAGGTCCGCATGATCTTCCAGCACGCCGAGGAGATTGGGCCGGGCGGGGCCGAGGAACTCGTTATGGAGACGGACCTGATGAACGGCGTGGACGTGGTGACGGGCCTGCACCTCAACTCCCAGCTTCCGGCGGGGCTGGTCGTGGTCAAGCCGGGGGCCTTTATGGCCGCGCCTGACACCGTCCACATCACGGTCAAGGGCAAGGGTGGGCACGGGGCGCACCCCGAGCAGACGGTGGACCCCATCGCGGTGGGGGCACAGGTCGTGACCAACCTCCAGCATGTGGTGAGCCGCCATGTGGCCGCGCTCGACGCGCTCGTCGTGTCGGTCACCTACTTCCAGAGCGGCACCACCCACAACGTCATCCCCGACACCGCGACCCTGATGGGCACGGTGCGGACCTTCGACCCCGAACTGCGGCAGCGGGCGCCGCAACTCATCGAGCGCGTCGTCAAGGGCATCACGGCGGCCCACGGCGCGGATTACGACTTCAAGTACGAGTTCGGCTACCGCCCGCTGATCAACACCGACTGGGTGGCCGCGCAGCTCAAGGAGATCGCGCTGGAGACGGTCGGCCCCGAGCACTACCAGGACGCCCAGCCCACGATGGGCGGCGAGGATTTCAGCGCCTACCTGGAAAAGGCGCCCGGCGCGTATTTCAACGTCGGCTCGGGCAGCGACGAGGCCGACAGCCGCTGGCCGCACCACCACCCCCGCTTCACGATTGACGAGGACAGCCTGGTGACGGGAGCGCGGATGCTGTACGCCGCCGCCCTGCGGCTGACCGGAGAGCCGGGAGCCGAGAGCCGGAACTGA
- a CDS encoding four-helix bundle copper-binding protein, whose amino-acid sequence MTQSLNVQQMQECLDACLACLRACEMCAEACLDEADVTMMAECIRRDRDCADACALTARLLMRASDLHPDACRMCAEACARCAEECERHAGHHEHCRVCAEACRRCETLCRQMAA is encoded by the coding sequence ATGACCCAGTCCCTGAACGTGCAACAGATGCAGGAATGCCTCGACGCGTGCCTCGCCTGCCTGCGGGCCTGCGAGATGTGCGCCGAGGCGTGCCTGGACGAGGCGGACGTGACGATGATGGCCGAGTGCATCCGCCGTGACCGCGACTGCGCCGACGCCTGCGCCCTGACGGCCCGGCTGCTGATGCGGGCGAGCGACCTGCACCCCGACGCCTGCCGGATGTGCGCCGAAGCCTGCGCCCGCTGCGCCGAGGAATGCGAGCGCCACGCCGGGCACCACGAGCACTGCCGGGTGTGCGCCGAAGCCTGCCGCCGCTGCGAGACGCTGTGCCGTCAGATGGCGGCGTGA
- a CDS encoding heavy metal translocating P-type ATPase: MNTKTLDLDIGGMTCAACVGRVERGLKKVDGVEEAVVNLATERATVTFDPARTNPAALIQKVQDTGYEARTAELSFPVEGMTCAACVGRVERALGRAEGVLNASVNLATERATVTYLPAATTPAALRDAVRGAGYDVPDEASQAQSRLDADRERKAAEITALRRDVTFAAAFSIPLFLIAMVPMLYAPLHHWLLGAVGERTLNWIMLALAAPVQFGPGLRFYRTGWASLRHRSPDMNTLVMLGTTAAFGYSLLVTLAPGLFPPGSAHVYYEASAVVITLILLGKLFEAIAKGRSSEAMRTLLALQPNTARVQRGGEVLEVAADDVRVGDLVLVRSGERLPVDGEVVDGRSYVDESMLTGEPVPVEKMPGAKVTGGTVNGNGALTFRATGVGADTALSRIIRLVEGAQASRPPIQGLADKVVAIFVPVVLVIAALTFLAWMLIGGEGALANALVHTVAVLIIACPCAMGLATPVSIMVGSGKAAQMGVLFRTGAALEGLGRAGVVAVDKTGTVTRGAPEVTEVVSGQWSVVSGNDLLALTAAAETSSEHPLARAIERAARDRGLSVPTASDFEAVPGYGLRATVEGRRVEVGAARYMARLGLSLGNLEAQAQTLAARGRTPVFVAVDGTLAGLIGVADPVREGSAEAIRTMQAQGAEVAMITGDTRATAGAVAREVGVTRVLAEVLPEGKADAVAELQTGGRAVAFVGDGINDAPALARADVGVAIGTGTDVAVETADVILMSGDLRGVPNAVALSRATLRNIRVNLFWAFAYNVLLIPVAAGVLSAWGVTLSPVLAAAAMGLSSVFVLTNALRLRGFRPPLSPTPPQGTPDLKPVTA, from the coding sequence ATGAACACCAAGACCCTCGACCTCGACATCGGCGGGATGACCTGCGCCGCGTGCGTGGGGCGAGTCGAACGCGGCCTGAAGAAGGTGGACGGCGTGGAGGAGGCGGTCGTGAACCTCGCCACCGAGCGGGCCACCGTGACGTTCGACCCTGCCCGGACGAACCCAGCGGCGCTGATCCAGAAGGTGCAGGACACCGGCTACGAGGCCCGCACCGCCGAACTCTCCTTCCCGGTGGAGGGGATGACCTGCGCGGCCTGCGTGGGCCGGGTGGAGCGGGCGCTGGGCAGGGCGGAGGGTGTGCTGAACGCCTCGGTCAACCTCGCCACCGAGCGGGCCACCGTGACCTACCTGCCCGCCGCGACGACCCCCGCCGCCCTGCGGGACGCGGTGCGCGGGGCGGGGTACGACGTGCCCGACGAGGCGTCCCAGGCCCAGTCGCGGCTGGACGCCGACCGCGAGCGCAAGGCCGCCGAGATCACGGCGCTGCGGCGGGACGTGACCTTCGCGGCGGCCTTCAGCATCCCGCTCTTTCTGATCGCAATGGTGCCCATGCTGTACGCGCCGCTGCACCACTGGTTGCTGGGAGCGGTGGGCGAGCGGACGCTGAACTGGATCATGCTCGCACTCGCCGCCCCCGTGCAGTTCGGCCCCGGCCTGCGCTTCTACCGCACGGGCTGGGCCTCGCTGCGGCACCGCTCGCCCGACATGAACACGCTGGTCATGCTGGGCACGACCGCCGCCTTCGGATACTCGCTCCTCGTGACGCTGGCCCCTGGCCTCTTCCCCCCCGGCAGCGCCCACGTCTACTACGAGGCCTCGGCGGTGGTGATCACCCTGATTCTGCTGGGCAAACTGTTCGAGGCCATCGCCAAGGGCAGAAGCAGCGAGGCAATGCGGACCTTGCTCGCGTTGCAGCCCAACACGGCGCGGGTGCAGCGGGGCGGCGAGGTGCTGGAAGTCGCGGCCGACGACGTGCGGGTGGGCGACCTCGTGCTGGTGCGCTCGGGCGAGCGGCTGCCGGTGGACGGCGAGGTCGTGGACGGCCGCTCCTACGTGGACGAGTCCATGCTGACCGGCGAACCCGTGCCCGTCGAGAAAATGCCCGGCGCAAAGGTCACGGGCGGCACCGTGAACGGCAACGGGGCCTTGACCTTCCGGGCGACCGGGGTGGGCGCCGACACCGCCCTCTCGCGCATCATCCGGCTGGTGGAGGGGGCGCAGGCAAGCCGCCCGCCCATCCAGGGCCTCGCGGATAAGGTGGTCGCCATTTTCGTCCCGGTCGTGCTGGTGATCGCCGCCCTGACCTTCCTGGCCTGGATGCTGATCGGGGGGGAAGGAGCGCTGGCGAACGCGCTGGTGCATACGGTCGCCGTGCTGATCATCGCCTGCCCCTGCGCGATGGGCCTTGCCACCCCCGTCTCCATCATGGTGGGCAGCGGCAAGGCCGCGCAGATGGGCGTGCTGTTCCGCACCGGGGCCGCGCTGGAGGGCCTGGGCCGCGCCGGGGTGGTCGCGGTGGACAAGACGGGGACGGTGACGCGGGGAGCGCCGGAGGTCACGGAGGTGGTGAGTGGTCAGTGGTCAGTGGTCAGTGGAAACGACCTGCTCGCCCTCACCGCCGCCGCCGAGACGTCCTCCGAGCATCCGCTGGCGCGGGCGATTGAACGGGCGGCGCGGGACCGGGGCCTGAGCGTCCCCACCGCCAGCGACTTCGAGGCGGTCCCCGGCTACGGCCTGCGGGCCACCGTGGAGGGCCGCCGGGTGGAGGTCGGCGCGGCGCGGTATATGGCGCGGCTGGGCCTCTCGCTGGGCAACCTGGAAGCGCAGGCGCAAACGCTGGCCGCGCGGGGCCGTACCCCCGTCTTCGTCGCGGTGGACGGCACCCTCGCCGGGCTGATCGGCGTGGCCGACCCGGTGCGCGAGGGCAGCGCCGAGGCCATCCGCACCATGCAGGCGCAGGGAGCCGAGGTCGCCATGATCACCGGGGACACCCGCGCCACCGCGGGGGCCGTCGCCCGCGAGGTCGGCGTGACCCGCGTGCTGGCGGAAGTACTGCCCGAGGGCAAGGCGGACGCGGTGGCGGAACTGCAAACCGGAGGCCGCGCTGTCGCCTTCGTCGGCGACGGCATCAACGATGCCCCCGCCCTCGCGCGGGCCGATGTGGGCGTCGCCATCGGCACCGGGACGGACGTGGCGGTCGAGACGGCCGACGTGATCCTGATGTCGGGCGACCTGCGCGGGGTGCCCAACGCGGTCGCGCTGTCGCGGGCCACGCTGCGGAATATCCGGGTGAACCTCTTCTGGGCCTTTGCGTACAACGTGCTGCTGATTCCGGTGGCGGCGGGCGTGCTGTCCGCTTGGGGCGTGACCCTCTCGCCCGTGCTGGCTGCCGCCGCGATGGGCCTGAGCAGCGTCTTCGTGCTCACCAACGCGCTGAGGCTGAGGGGCTTCCGGCCTCCGCTGTCCCCCACGCCGCCCCAGGGCACACCCGACCTGAAACCCGTCACGGCCTGA
- a CDS encoding heavy-metal-associated domain-containing protein, producing MTTELTISGMSCGHCVKAVETALKGVPGVQGVQVDLPTGKATVQGEAEQGALIAAVKEEGYNASVAG from the coding sequence ATGACCACTGAACTGACCATTTCCGGAATGAGCTGCGGGCACTGCGTCAAGGCCGTCGAGACGGCGCTGAAGGGCGTCCCCGGTGTGCAAGGCGTGCAGGTGGACCTGCCCACGGGCAAGGCGACCGTACAGGGCGAGGCCGAGCAGGGGGCTTTGATCGCTGCCGTGAAGGAAGAGGGTTACAACGCCAGCGTCGCGGGCTGA
- a CDS encoding metal-sensitive transcriptional regulator: MPEDARRRAARRLSIARGHLDSIVRMLDEPDAYCVDVLRQIKAVQGALSGAGEVVLRGHLEAHVATAHERGDTLEMVEELMEALKYR; encoded by the coding sequence ATGCCTGAAGACGCCCGGCGCCGCGCGGCCCGCCGCCTGAGCATCGCGCGGGGGCATCTGGACTCCATCGTGCGGATGCTGGACGAGCCGGACGCGTACTGCGTGGACGTGCTGCGGCAGATCAAGGCGGTGCAGGGAGCGCTTTCCGGCGCGGGCGAGGTCGTCCTGCGCGGCCACCTCGAAGCCCACGTCGCCACCGCCCACGAGCGCGGCGACACGCTGGAGATGGTCGAAGAATTGATGGAGGCGCTGAAGTACCGGTAG
- a CDS encoding VWA domain-containing protein has translation MTADLPSRVAALCAHLRSAHGFRLGPGETAAALAALEVVHLGRRREVRDALRAVLTASREEGRVFDAAFDTFFRRGEAPEPPHLPPLLPQTEAPLPPPPPAPASQPGDEGPPKPTKAGRAATAEDDAAPTPTRPDPEREAKGEPDTPAPLLHARRSPNAGAGGGVTTPEDDLAGMLRAAGALVRAVELGRGRRRVPRPQGTRLDARHTLRSAARTAGDPARLRWLGRPRRAPRFLLVLDGSRSMGEHAARLLRFAHALHLRSRRVEVYAFSTDLTRLTPHLRRAVPGTTLTLPDLGGAWGGGTRIGENLLRLAREERGRVTRDTVVLILSDGLDTGEPDTLTRALRDLRARAGLLVWLSPLASVPGYQPVQRAVAAALPLLDAFLPAASLRDLHALPGRLRQQKRPAARG, from the coding sequence GTGACCGCCGACCTCCCCTCGCGCGTGGCGGCCCTGTGTGCCCACCTACGCTCGGCCCACGGCTTCCGGCTGGGACCGGGTGAGACGGCGGCGGCGCTTGCGGCGTTGGAGGTCGTCCATCTAGGGCGTCGGCGCGAGGTGCGCGACGCCCTGCGGGCCGTGCTGACCGCCAGCCGGGAGGAGGGGCGCGTGTTCGACGCGGCCTTCGACACCTTCTTCCGGAGGGGCGAGGCCCCCGAACCGCCGCACCTCCCGCCCCTGCTGCCCCAGACGGAGGCCCCGCTGCCGCCTCCACCCCCGGCTCCGGCGAGCCAGCCGGGAGATGAGGGGCCGCCCAAGCCCACTAAGGCGGGCCGAGCTGCCACCGCCGAAGACGACGCCGCGCCCACCCCCACCCGTCCCGACCCGGAACGCGAGGCAAAGGGCGAGCCGGACACTCCCGCCCCGCTGCTGCACGCCCGCCGCAGTCCGAACGCGGGCGCGGGGGGAGGCGTCACAACCCCGGAGGACGATCTCGCAGGGATGCTGCGGGCAGCGGGTGCGCTGGTGCGGGCGGTGGAACTCGGACGCGGGCGAAGGCGGGTGCCCCGGCCCCAGGGAACGCGGCTTGACGCCCGGCATACCCTGCGCTCGGCAGCGCGGACGGCGGGCGATCCGGCCCGGCTACGCTGGCTGGGGCGGCCCCGGCGTGCCCCCCGCTTCCTGCTGGTGCTCGACGGCAGCCGCAGCATGGGCGAACACGCCGCGCGGCTGCTGCGTTTTGCCCATGCGCTGCACCTGCGCTCGCGGCGGGTGGAGGTCTACGCCTTTTCCACCGACCTCACGCGCCTGACCCCCCACCTACGCCGGGCGGTGCCGGGAACCACCCTGACCCTCCCCGACCTTGGCGGGGCGTGGGGCGGCGGCACCCGCATCGGGGAAAATCTGCTACGGCTGGCGCGGGAGGAACGGGGGCGGGTGACCCGCGACACGGTGGTGCTGATTCTCAGCGACGGGCTGGATACGGGCGAGCCGGACACGCTGACCCGTGCCCTGCGCGACCTGCGTGCCCGAGCGGGCCTGCTGGTGTGGCTCTCGCCGCTGGCCTCTGTCCCCGGTTACCAGCCCGTGCAGCGGGCGGTGGCGGCGGCCCTTCCACTGCTGGACGCCTTTCTCCCCGCCGCCAGTCTGCGTGACCTCCACGCGCTGCCGGGCCGGTTGCGACAGCAGAAACGGCCAGCCGCGAGGGGCTGA
- a CDS encoding MoxR family ATPase: MTAPRELPDLRAAFRERGYVAGDALATALRLVVALGKPLLLEGPAGVGKTEAAKTLAAALGTRLIRLQCYEGLDAQSALYEWNYARQLLHLRAAEAGGRPVTDADLYGPEFLMQRPLLEAIRQPIPPVLLIDEVDRADDAFEAFLLELLAEWQVTVPELGTLAATARPHVLLTSNRARELSDALRRRCLYLWVDYPSRTEELEIVRARLPGIDEALAGQVTKAVHALRELPLGKPPGVAETLDWAAALVALHRDWLDAEALELTLGAVLKLREDQLLARPVLEKLARP, from the coding sequence GTGACCGCGCCCCGCGAGCTGCCCGACCTCCGCGCCGCCTTCCGCGAGCGGGGGTACGTGGCGGGCGACGCGCTGGCGACGGCCCTGCGGCTGGTGGTGGCGCTGGGCAAACCGCTGCTGCTGGAAGGGCCAGCGGGCGTCGGCAAGACGGAGGCGGCCAAGACCCTCGCAGCGGCGCTGGGCACCCGCCTGATCCGGCTCCAGTGTTACGAGGGCCTGGACGCGCAATCGGCCCTCTACGAGTGGAACTATGCCCGCCAACTGCTGCACCTGCGGGCGGCGGAGGCAGGGGGGCGGCCCGTGACGGACGCCGACCTCTACGGCCCCGAGTTCCTGATGCAGCGGCCGTTGCTCGAAGCGATTCGGCAGCCCATCCCCCCGGTCCTCCTGATCGACGAGGTGGACCGGGCAGACGACGCCTTTGAAGCCTTCCTACTCGAACTCCTCGCCGAGTGGCAGGTCACGGTGCCGGAACTGGGCACCCTGGCGGCGACCGCCCGCCCCCACGTCCTGCTGACGAGCAACCGCGCCCGCGAGCTCAGCGACGCGCTGCGGCGGCGGTGCCTGTACTTGTGGGTGGACTATCCCAGCCGCACCGAGGAGCTGGAGATCGTGCGGGCGCGGCTGCCGGGCATCGACGAGGCGCTGGCGGGACAGGTAACAAAGGCCGTCCATGCCCTGCGCGAGCTGCCGCTGGGCAAGCCCCCCGGCGTGGCCGAGACGCTGGACTGGGCGGCGGCGCTCGTGGCCTTGCACCGCGACTGGCTTGATGCGGAGGCGCTGGAGCTGACCCTGGGCGCCGTGTTGAAACTGCGCGAGGACCAACTCCTGGCCCGCCCGGTGCTGGAGAAGCTCGCTCGGCCGTGA
- a CDS encoding carbon monoxide dehydrogenase subunit G yields the protein MKLSYSGQEHVQAPPAAVWAFVQDPERVARCLPDVQEVVVHDQTHMDATVQVGVGMVRGKFKFKIEVLPDEAANRVNVKVQGGGLGSVVDLTAGADIRDNGDGTTTLDWTGDATMRGPVATVGGRVLDAQAQKLIEKTFQNMSAQVGASAGTLA from the coding sequence ATGAAACTGAGCTACAGCGGCCAGGAACACGTGCAAGCGCCCCCGGCGGCGGTCTGGGCCTTCGTGCAGGACCCCGAACGGGTGGCCCGCTGCCTGCCCGACGTGCAGGAAGTCGTGGTGCACGACCAGACCCACATGGACGCGACTGTGCAGGTGGGCGTGGGCATGGTGCGCGGCAAGTTCAAGTTCAAGATCGAGGTCTTGCCTGATGAGGCCGCCAACCGCGTCAACGTGAAGGTGCAGGGCGGCGGCCTGGGCAGCGTGGTGGACCTGACGGCGGGGGCCGACATCCGCGACAACGGGGACGGCACGACCACGCTGGACTGGACCGGCGACGCGACCATGCGCGGCCCGGTGGCAACCGTGGGGGGTCGGGTGCTGGACGCACAGGCGCAGAAGCTGATCGAGAAGACCTTCCAGAACATGAGCGCCCAGGTCGGCGCGAGCGCCGGAACCCTGGCGTGA